A genomic stretch from Hyalangium ruber includes:
- the recA gene encoding recombinase RecA — protein MAVNQEKEKAIELAMSAVERQFGKGSIMRLGNEEPLMRDIQAISTGSISLDIALGVGGVPKGRIVEIFGPESSGKTTLCLHIVAEAQKRGGICGYIDAEHALDVGYARKLGVRTDDLLLSQPDTGEQGLEIAEMLVRSGAIDVLVVDSVAALVPKAELEGEMGDAHMGVQARLMSQALRKLTGTIAKSQTCVIFINQIRMKIGVMFGNPETTTGGNALKFYASQRLDIRRVGAIKNGDNVVGSRTRVKVVKNKVAPPFKEVEFDIMYGTGISREGDLIDLASNEGIVEKSGSWFAFKGERIGQGRENAKDYLREHPDTYKEIEVRVLEKYGVNKVPGAAAAAPAEAEAPAEGEKRPRVKAVK, from the coding sequence ATGGCCGTGAATCAGGAGAAGGAAAAGGCGATCGAGTTGGCGATGTCCGCTGTCGAGCGCCAGTTCGGCAAGGGCTCCATCATGCGGCTCGGCAACGAAGAGCCGCTGATGCGAGACATCCAGGCCATTTCGACGGGCTCGATCTCGCTCGATATCGCGCTGGGCGTGGGCGGTGTTCCCAAGGGGCGCATCGTCGAGATCTTCGGGCCGGAGTCCTCCGGTAAGACGACGCTGTGCCTTCACATCGTCGCCGAGGCGCAGAAGCGCGGAGGCATCTGCGGTTACATCGACGCGGAGCACGCCCTGGACGTGGGCTACGCCCGCAAGCTGGGCGTGCGCACCGATGACCTGCTGCTGAGCCAGCCGGACACCGGTGAGCAGGGCCTGGAGATCGCCGAGATGCTGGTGCGCTCCGGCGCCATCGACGTGCTGGTGGTGGACTCGGTGGCGGCGCTGGTGCCGAAGGCCGAGCTCGAGGGCGAGATGGGTGATGCGCACATGGGCGTGCAGGCGCGACTGATGAGCCAGGCGCTGCGCAAGCTCACGGGCACCATCGCCAAGAGCCAGACGTGCGTCATCTTCATCAACCAGATCCGCATGAAGATCGGCGTGATGTTCGGCAACCCCGAGACGACCACGGGTGGTAACGCGCTGAAGTTCTACGCCTCGCAGCGTCTGGACATTCGCCGCGTGGGCGCCATCAAGAATGGCGACAACGTGGTGGGCAGCCGCACCCGCGTGAAGGTGGTGAAGAACAAGGTGGCGCCTCCCTTCAAGGAGGTGGAGTTCGACATCATGTACGGCACCGGCATCTCCCGAGAGGGAGACCTCATCGACCTGGCCTCCAACGAGGGCATCGTCGAGAAGAGCGGCAGCTGGTTCGCCTTCAAGGGCGAGCGCATCGGTCAGGGCCGGGAGAACGCGAAGGACTACCTGCGCGAGCACCCGGACACCTACAAGGAGATCGAAGTGCGCGTGCTGGAGAAGTACGGCGTGAACAAGGTGCCGGGGGCGGCCGCCGCGGCTCCCGCCGAGGCCGAGGCTCCCGCCGAGGGCGAGAAGCGCCCGCGCGTGAAGGCCGTGAAGTAG